From one Lycium ferocissimum isolate CSIRO_LF1 chromosome 5, AGI_CSIRO_Lferr_CH_V1, whole genome shotgun sequence genomic stretch:
- the LOC132056106 gene encoding SUMO-activating enzyme subunit 1B-1-like isoform X3, with product MGTEGEQLTEQETALYDRQIRVWGVDAQRRLSKSNVFVSGLKGTSVEFCKNIILAGVGSLTLNDDRLVTGEELLFANFLIPPDEDTFRGKSVAELCCDSLKDFNPMVSVSVKKGDLANFDADFFQEFDIVVVSCCSLSTKKSVNAKCRKLPKRVAFYSVECRDSCGEIFVDLQNYNYCKKKEEETIECELQYPSFEEAIAVPWKSLPKRMSKLYFAMRVVERFEDLEGRNPGETSVDDLPNVQKLRKELCEAQCLNEAQIPDSLLKRLLASGGEFPPVCAIIGGILGQEVIKAISGKGDPLKNFFFFDAMDGKGIIEDISNVNS from the exons ATGGGAACAGAAGGTGAACAATTAACGGAGCAGGAAACTGCCCTTTATGATCGTCAAATTAGGGTTTGGGGAGTTGATGCTCAGAGAAG GCTCAGCAAATCCAATGTATTTGTCAGTGGACTGAAAGGAACAAGTGTTGAG TTCTGTAAGAATATTATTTTAGCTGGAGTAGGTAGTTTAACGCTAAATGATGACCGCTTGGTGACGGGGGAAGAGCTATTATTTGCGAATTTCCTAATTCCCCCCGATGAAGATACTTTCCGGGGAAAGTCTGTTGCTGAGCTTTGTTGTGATTCGTTGAAGGATTTCAACCCTATGGTTTCTGTTTCTGTAAAGAAAG GTGATCTTGCCAATTTTGATGCTGATTTCTTTCAGGAGTTTGATATcgttgttgttagttgttgcTCCCTTTCGACAAAG AAATCAGTAAATGCAAAATGTCGCAAGTTGCCAAAGCGTGTTGCATTTTACAGTGTAGAATGCCGAGACTCCTGTGGTGAGATATTTGTTGACTTGCAGAATTACAACTACTGTAAG aaaaaagaagaagagacgATTGAATGTGAATTGCAGTATCCAAGTTTTGAG gAAGCCATTGCAGTCCCCTGGAAATCTCTACCCAAGAGAATGTCAAAGCTATACTTTGCAATGAGAG TTGTAGAAAGGTTTGAAGATCTTGAGGGACGAAATCCTGGAGAAACTTCTGTTGATGACCTTCCAAATGTTCAGAAGTTGAGGAAGGAACTCTGCGAAGCACAA TGCTTGAACGAAGCTCAGATCCCAGATTCTCTTCTGAAAAGATTGTTAGCAAGTGGAGGTGAATTTCCTCCAGTCTGTGCCATCATAGGAGGAATTCTTGGACAG GAGGTAATAAAAGCAATATCTGGCAAAGGGGATCCCCTTAagaactttttcttctttgatgCCATGGATGGTAAAGGGATAATAGAGGACATATCTAATGTCAACAGCTGA
- the LOC132056106 gene encoding SUMO-activating enzyme subunit 1B-1-like isoform X2, which produces MLLCHVEEEEEEEEIAQNVVTRCQMLIPMFVRLQMGTEGEQLTEQETALYDRQIRVWGVDAQRRLSKSNVFVSGLKGTSVEFCKNIILAGVGSLTLNDDRLVTGEELLFANFLIPPDEDTFRGKSVAELCCDSLKDFNPMVSVSVKKGDLANFDADFFQEFDIVVVSCCSLSTKKSVNAKCRKLPKRVAFYSVECRDSCGEIFVDLQNYNYCKKKEEETIECELQYPSFEEAIAVPWKSLPKRMSKLYFAMRVVERFEDLEGRNPGETSVDDLPNVQKLRKELCEAQCLNEAQIPDSLLKRLLASGGEFPPVCAIIGGILGQEVIKAISGKGDPLKNFFFFDAMDGKGIIEDISNVNS; this is translated from the exons ATGTTATTATGTCatgtagaagaagaagaagaagaagaagaaatagcaCAAAATGTTGTAACAAGATGTCAAATGCTCATTCCCATGTTTGTCAG GTTGCAAATGGGAACAGAAGGTGAACAATTAACGGAGCAGGAAACTGCCCTTTATGATCGTCAAATTAGGGTTTGGGGAGTTGATGCTCAGAGAAG GCTCAGCAAATCCAATGTATTTGTCAGTGGACTGAAAGGAACAAGTGTTGAG TTCTGTAAGAATATTATTTTAGCTGGAGTAGGTAGTTTAACGCTAAATGATGACCGCTTGGTGACGGGGGAAGAGCTATTATTTGCGAATTTCCTAATTCCCCCCGATGAAGATACTTTCCGGGGAAAGTCTGTTGCTGAGCTTTGTTGTGATTCGTTGAAGGATTTCAACCCTATGGTTTCTGTTTCTGTAAAGAAAG GTGATCTTGCCAATTTTGATGCTGATTTCTTTCAGGAGTTTGATATcgttgttgttagttgttgcTCCCTTTCGACAAAG AAATCAGTAAATGCAAAATGTCGCAAGTTGCCAAAGCGTGTTGCATTTTACAGTGTAGAATGCCGAGACTCCTGTGGTGAGATATTTGTTGACTTGCAGAATTACAACTACTGTAAG aaaaaagaagaagagacgATTGAATGTGAATTGCAGTATCCAAGTTTTGAG gAAGCCATTGCAGTCCCCTGGAAATCTCTACCCAAGAGAATGTCAAAGCTATACTTTGCAATGAGAG TTGTAGAAAGGTTTGAAGATCTTGAGGGACGAAATCCTGGAGAAACTTCTGTTGATGACCTTCCAAATGTTCAGAAGTTGAGGAAGGAACTCTGCGAAGCACAA TGCTTGAACGAAGCTCAGATCCCAGATTCTCTTCTGAAAAGATTGTTAGCAAGTGGAGGTGAATTTCCTCCAGTCTGTGCCATCATAGGAGGAATTCTTGGACAG GAGGTAATAAAAGCAATATCTGGCAAAGGGGATCCCCTTAagaactttttcttctttgatgCCATGGATGGTAAAGGGATAATAGAGGACATATCTAATGTCAACAGCTGA
- the LOC132056106 gene encoding SUMO-activating enzyme subunit 1B-1-like isoform X1, with protein MPANPKQEYGQNLGLKMLLCHAEEEEEEIAQNAVTRCQMLIPMFVRLQMGTEGEQLTEQETALYDRQIRVWGVDAQRRLSKSNVFVSGLKGTSVEFCKNIILAGVGSLTLNDDRLVTGEELLFANFLIPPDEDTFRGKSVAELCCDSLKDFNPMVSVSVKKGDLANFDADFFQEFDIVVVSCCSLSTKKSVNAKCRKLPKRVAFYSVECRDSCGEIFVDLQNYNYCKKKEEETIECELQYPSFEEAIAVPWKSLPKRMSKLYFAMRVVERFEDLEGRNPGETSVDDLPNVQKLRKELCEAQCLNEAQIPDSLLKRLLASGGEFPPVCAIIGGILGQEVIKAISGKGDPLKNFFFFDAMDGKGIIEDISNVNS; from the exons ATGCCTGCTAATCCAAAGCAAGAGTATGGCCAAAACCTTG GTTTGAAGATGTTATTGTGTCacgcagaagaagaagaagaagaaatagcaCAAAATGCTGTAACAAGATGTCAAATGCTCATTCCCATGTTTGTCAG GTTGCAAATGGGAACAGAAGGTGAACAATTAACGGAGCAGGAAACTGCCCTTTATGATCGTCAAATTAGGGTTTGGGGAGTTGATGCTCAGAGAAG GCTCAGCAAATCCAATGTATTTGTCAGTGGACTGAAAGGAACAAGTGTTGAG TTCTGTAAGAATATTATTTTAGCTGGAGTAGGTAGTTTAACGCTAAATGATGACCGCTTGGTGACGGGGGAAGAGCTATTATTTGCGAATTTCCTAATTCCCCCCGATGAAGATACTTTCCGGGGAAAGTCTGTTGCTGAGCTTTGTTGTGATTCGTTGAAGGATTTCAACCCTATGGTTTCTGTTTCTGTAAAGAAAG GTGATCTTGCCAATTTTGATGCTGATTTCTTTCAGGAGTTTGATATcgttgttgttagttgttgcTCCCTTTCGACAAAG AAATCAGTAAATGCAAAATGTCGCAAGTTGCCAAAGCGTGTTGCATTTTACAGTGTAGAATGCCGAGACTCCTGTGGTGAGATATTTGTTGACTTGCAGAATTACAACTACTGTAAG aaaaaagaagaagagacgATTGAATGTGAATTGCAGTATCCAAGTTTTGAG gAAGCCATTGCAGTCCCCTGGAAATCTCTACCCAAGAGAATGTCAAAGCTATACTTTGCAATGAGAG TTGTAGAAAGGTTTGAAGATCTTGAGGGACGAAATCCTGGAGAAACTTCTGTTGATGACCTTCCAAATGTTCAGAAGTTGAGGAAGGAACTCTGCGAAGCACAA TGCTTGAACGAAGCTCAGATCCCAGATTCTCTTCTGAAAAGATTGTTAGCAAGTGGAGGTGAATTTCCTCCAGTCTGTGCCATCATAGGAGGAATTCTTGGACAG GAGGTAATAAAAGCAATATCTGGCAAAGGGGATCCCCTTAagaactttttcttctttgatgCCATGGATGGTAAAGGGATAATAGAGGACATATCTAATGTCAACAGCTGA
- the LOC132057576 gene encoding uncharacterized protein LOC132057576 translates to MTNSCRWTIVGRFLKSRPQIDTIRSKFDEKFAMKGSVKIGVFDNFNIFMTFNNEADFNGILYKRVIEIEGFQIWLQKWTPNFKPEEDLPIVPVWVLLPGLPFHMHTWHYTKQIVAAVGTPIEIDMATKTMNRPSMAKIRVEIDLMKPLIHNIWIGTEDDNEPLKGYTQKIEYENIPKYCKHCKKLGHNLMECRVLERKKQNEKKEVERMKQHTNPKEDVPKTDGKEIIPDGKYEVQNRGRDQRPFPDLIRNRRRGRSEPPKNIRKAQNDKNIDRKQVGMEQKNQDDSNHEETVEQTGQNMESQQKEIECQGSPKEKGDNLDNTEKDQQEDQPMRQTVMINSPNELTVDLFEGKWQEYGSKKSKSRSGKKRRTPRKNGNNEKDNIMITQNSFDELMQEDENYSANKTEGDTSKTTEEIISANKTNIDENDEWADKESSDEENTSDDTEDMESDSDEEEESDSEQEELQKQIEKHDISAKNNKSAMKEQKREKEVNQNEPPKTRRQMKKSQDHSKRGLDDQVS, encoded by the exons ATGACGAATTCTTGCAGATGGACAATTGTTGGAAGATTTCTGAAATCAAGGCCCCAAATTGACACGATTAGGTCAAAATTTGATGAGAAATTCGCGATGAAGGGATCTgtcaaaattggggtttttgatAATTTCAACATATTTATGACCTTCAACAACGAAGCAGACTTCAATGGCATTCTATATAAGAGAGTGATTGAGATTGAAGGTTTTCAAATTTGGTTGCAAAAATGGACTCCTAACTTCAAACCGGAGGAGGATTTACCGATTGTGCCAGTGTGGGTACTGTTACCAGGTTTGCCTTTTCATATGCACACATGGCATTATACTAAACAAATTGTTGCTGCAGTTGGTACGCCTATCGAAATCGATATGGCTACTAAAACGATGAATAGACCAAGTATGGCTAAGATTCGAGTTGAAATTGATTTAATGAAGCCTTTAATTCATAATATCTGGATTGGTACTGAGGATGACAATGAACCTCTTAAAGGCTACactcaaaaaattgaatatgaaaatattccTAAGTATTGTAAGCATTGTAAGAAATTAGGACACAATCTGATGGAATGTCGTGTGTTAGAAAGGAAAAAAcagaatgaaaagaaagaagtggaAAGGATGAAACAACACACCAATCCAAAAGAGGATGTGCCTAAAACAGATGGTAAAGAAATTATTCCAGATGGGAAATATGAGGTACAGAACAGGGGAAGAGATCAAAGGCCCTTTCCAGACCTGATCAGGAATAGACGAAGGGGTAGAAGTGAGCCTCCTAAG AATATAAGAAAGGCTCAGAATGATAAGAATATTGATCGTAAACAAGTGGGGATGGAGCAAAAGAACCAAGATGATTCTAACCATGAAGAGACAGTTGAGCAGACTGGTCAGAATATGGAGAGTCAACAAAAAGAAATAGAATGTCAAGGAAGTCCAAAAGAAAAGGGTGACAATCTTGATAATACAGAGAAAGATCAGCAAGAAGATCAACCTATGAGGCAGACTGTTATGATCAATAGTCCAAATGAACTCACGGTTGATTTGTTCGAAGGTAAATGGCAGGAATATGGGAGCAAGAAATCGAAAAGTAGATCAGGCAAGAAGAGAAGAACCCCAAGAAAAAATGGGAACAATGAAAAAGATAATATCATGATTACCCAGAATAGCTTTGATGAACTTATGCAAGAAGATGAAAATTACAGTGCTAACAAAACTGAGGGTGATACTAGTAAAACAACAGAGGAAATAATCAGTGCCAATAAGACTAACATAGATGAAAACGATGAATGGGCTGATAAAGAGTCCTCTGACGAAGAGAATACATCAGATGACACTGAAGACATGGAAAGTGATAGTGACGAAGAGGAGGAATCAGACAGTGAGCAGGAGGAGCTTCAGAAGCAAATAGAAAAACATGATATATCTGCTAAGAATAACAAGTCTGCTATGAAAGAAcagaaaagggaaaaggaagtGAATCAGAATGAACCTCCTAAGACAAGGAGACAAATGAAGAAATCACAAGATCACTCCAAAAGAGGTTTAGATGATCAAGTTTCTTAA